The genome window GGCGATGAATCGCCAACATCAACTGACGCATCTTGCTCTTGACGTCGTCGATCACCAGGCGCATCGAACCCGTGCCGTCGATGACGACCACGACGTCGAGGCCGGTGCGGCGGAGTCCGCTGATGAAGCCGCCGAAGCCCTTGCCGATACCCTGGCCGTAGCCCGAGCCCATCCCGCCGCCGCGTCCGATTCCGATTCCGCTGCTGGTCGAACGCACGTAATTGTTCGCGCTGACCACGGCCTCGCGCGCGTAGGCGTCAACCTGCTTGGGCTGCTCAAGCGGCAGCGCCTGCAACTCCGGCATCTGCATCTCGGGCATGTTGGTGTCTTCGCCGGGTTTGGTCTGCCCACCGCCTCCGCCTGCCTGCAGGCTTATCGGGATGAAGTTCTGGGCAGCTTGCATGTGTACGGCGAAGAGCAGGAACAGCAGCACGACGACGTGCAGCCCGATTGAAAGCGGAAAGGGTCCGAGCAGGAAGCGCAGTCCCTGGCGCAGGGCGTGCTTGAATCCGGGCTTTTCCTTTTCCGGGTCCTCTTCGTCCAGATGCGCGCGGGTCGCGATCCAGAACAGGACCATCGCCACGACGACTACTGAGACCCCAAGCAGGCCAATTTCTTCGGCGACGGTCACGCGATGTCCTTTGCAACTGCGGTCACCGCCCCGCTCCCCCGAGAGTCGGCGCCAGTGCTCGAGTTATGCGCCACAGGGCGCTGTTTAATATTGTGCTCCCGCTGACCGCGCAACTGAAGGTCAGGGTCCTTCGGAGGATGGTTCCGGCGGCACCACTGGTCCGCTGGGTACGCCCGGCTCGCCCGTCGCTGCGGCGCCGCCACCGCCGCCTTGCATCCGGGCGACAGCCAGCGCTATCTGCTGAGCGCCGGCGCTCTTGGCGATGTCGAGTATGTGCACCATGTCGGCCAGGATCACCGAGGGATCGCCCTGGAACACCACCAGCTTGTCTGGATCTTTGGCGATCGCATCCTTGAGCGCCGCCGGCAGATTCTTTTCCGTGACCTCGCCCTGGTTGACGAAGATGCGATGGTCGGCGGTGTACATCACGGCGACGCCCCGGGGCTTGTCGCTGGTCGCCTGGGATTGAACCTTGGGCAGGTCGACGTGGGCGGCGGACTCGATCGTAATCGCGGTTGCGACCATGAAAATGATCAGCAGGACCAGGAAGATATCCGTCAGCGGCGTGATGTTGATATCGGCGAAGACGCCGCCGTTCTGATTGGAGCTAATCGCCATGAAGTGATTCAGCCTCGCATTGCGTCCACGCCGGCCGCGTCATCCCCCGAGCGGCGCCCCGCCCGCCGCGTTAGCGCCGGTCTGCAGGCGCAGGTTTTGTCCTGGGGTGACGCGCTTGGCCGCGATCGCGATCTGGTCGGCCCCGGCAAGCTTGGCGATTTGCAGGATCCGGATCATGTCGCCGAGCAGCACTTTTTCGTCGCCCTGGAAAATCACGATCTTGGAATCGACCCGGGCCAGTGCGTCGCTCAGCGC of Candidatus Binataceae bacterium contains these proteins:
- a CDS encoding biopolymer transporter ExbD → MAISSNQNGGVFADINITPLTDIFLVLLIIFMVATAITIESAAHVDLPKVQSQATSDKPRGVAVMYTADHRIFVNQGEVTEKNLPAALKDAIAKDPDKLVVFQGDPSVILADMVHILDIAKSAGAQQIALAVARMQGGGGGAAATGEPGVPSGPVVPPEPSSEGP
- a CDS encoding vWA domain-containing protein; the protein is MTVAEEIGLLGVSVVVVAMVLFWIATRAHLDEEDPEKEKPGFKHALRQGLRFLLGPFPLSIGLHVVVLLFLLFAVHMQAAQNFIPISLQAGGGGGQTKPGEDTNMPEMQMPELQALPLEQPKQVDAYAREAVVSANNYVRSTSSGIGIGRGGGMGSGYGQGIGKGFGGFISGLRRTGLDVVVVIDGTGSMRLVIDDVKSKMRQLMLAIHRLVPTARMGVIVFGGRGEQMQMQPLTTSTGALIQFLGSIQARNGGEWQEDTLGAVRMAVDNMGWRSYAKKVIVLVGDTPPFKEDFDPVLQTIRQFHAENGTFNTVDLTVEEHERFVGQWKSYSGPVPVTASSLPEFYLETQAAYQAMARAGGGSWRSLTKDDHINQQVLILAFGEEWHSEVAAFGRGMKSSNADP